Part of the Lolium rigidum isolate FL_2022 chromosome 6, APGP_CSIRO_Lrig_0.1, whole genome shotgun sequence genome, atcccattttcattagtagtacaattaatattatcaagtaacataggaccatcatcaagagctttatcataaacatttgctacgcaaaattctttagtaccatgcatttcgacatcaggcacaaacaaagcattatcataagatttatcaaagtagcatggattatcataaataacagtagcataattattctcacaagttttactcatagggaatatttcaagagaatccacatgaacataacattcaacctctttcggtaagcatggaggacaatcaaatagtgtaagagataaagagttactctcattagaaggttggcatgggtagctaatccattcttcctccttttgttcatcactctcctcttctttttcatccaatgagctttcaggttcatcaatttcctcctctttttcatccaatgagctttcaggttcatcaatctcttcttccactggttcctgcaaattgtgagtgcattcttgtgcattaatgagtctctctttataaccaatgatataaggattatcagtgtaactttcattgcaaaaattaaggatagaagagacataatctttaaggtccttacaaacaacacaagtttcataatttttaaccatgaaggattctatctcagaggctcccataaatatgaaaaattgttctacctcttcaaacccaaaatgaatatagctattccgattatagttcttaattaaaaattcctcactaaagccacattgaaatttaagatgtttagtgccctgttgagagcaacgatttatatcatggcgtttaagcaagattttagcaattgtattcaatttttctatcacaacactcatcacttttcccgctcttgattctctataattattataatattctataagctccaagtaggttataggttctcccataatagcagttttttattttttcgatttttcaaatttttatggattttcgggtatatgaggaaaataaaacaagacaaaaataaactagagaaaagtaaactaagcaaaatatactaggcagaaataaactaagcacaagtaaattagaaaaaagtaaactaagcaaaacaaaataaattaaaacaaagaaagaggtagagtgtactccccaggtgaacttatgagtagagctatgcctccccggcaacggcgccagaaagcggtattgataacccacaagtataggggatcgcggcagtcttcgagggaagtaaaacccaaatttattgattcgacacaaggggaggtaaagaatacttataagccttaacaactgagttgtcaattcagctgcacctggaaaagcactagtaacaggggtgatgtgaaagtagcgatgatatgagagcagtagtaacgataacacggcagcagtaatagtaatatgagagcaatggcaccgagaaaatagttgatactacttccaatgacatgtagaacgagtatatgatgatgaaagatggaccggggttcccagctatctacactagtggcaactctccaataacaagtgttgggtgaacaaattacagttgggcaattgataggattgaaatagcattaagacagaatatcaagatcattaatcatgtaggcatgtttcccatatatagtcatacgtgctcgcaatgagaaacttgtacaacatcttttgtcctaccagccggtggcagccagggcctctagggaatctcttggaaattaaggtactccttttaatagagcaccggagcaaagcattaacactccgtgaaaacatgtgatcctcatatctaagccttcccctccagttgtcccaatttctatcactttggggcctttggttccggacatagacatgtgcatacaacttgtagatacaatctaagcaataattatagagctcaaatctaagatcatgccactcgggccctagtgacaagcattaagcataacaagattgcagcaacaataacttcataaactttgtagatagacaatcataacgtaacaatccatcggatcccgacaaacacaacaccgattacatcagatgaatctcaatcatgtaaggcagctcatgagatcattgtattgaagtacatgggggagagaataccaactagctacagctagaactcgtagtccatggaggaactactcacggagcatgatggaggcggtggcgttgatggagatgacttccgggggcacttccccgtcccggcagggtgccggaacagagacttctgtcccccgaattggagtttcgcgatggcggcggcgcccctggagtctttctggagtttcgtcaattggtatcgcgtttttaggtcaaaaggacttatataggcgaagaggcggcgcaggaggggcgacagggtggccccacaccaggccggcgcggccagggtgtaggccgcgcggcccacctgtgtggtggccccctggctctcctccgactctcctttggtgttctggatgcttccgggaaaaataggatgtttggcgttgatttcgtccaattccgagaatattgtccgaacaacctttctggaaccaaaaacaacagaaaacaggaacttgcactgtggcatcttgttaataggttagttccggaaaacgcataaaaaatttataaagtgcaagcaaaacatgtaagtattgtcataaaacaagcatggaacatcagaaattatggatacgttggagacgtatcagaccaccAGAggcatacccctacaaaatcaagtagaggatttaggaacccatcgattaatgggttcctttgcaatggcaacaatatcttttggtacccaaattgagtaccctctataagcatagccattaggagggccaacatagttagcatagacatcaccataatactcaacaaataatgcatagtgattgtttggccccgtgcggtcaccactagtggctttgccattattagtgaccttcttgttcttatcttgagcgggtttctccttgttgtagttcttcttcttgtgagacttgggaacatatccaagtccaaacttttgattgtttgacctttgcttactcaagaggtcatccaatcccatcttgttcttagcggtggtgaactttgcaagttcctttgttaacctaacattttcctcaagaatagatgcttgctcacaagagtattcattaggatgatagtcgagaccatatttagtcaccaaggattcaagatatgcattgatctcaacatgcaaagagagttcctcttgtaaacgaacatgttcctcaacaagcttagcatgctcactagtaaaagaggtaggggaactagcatgcttttcaacaacaatgggatccttcattgattcaagtgcctttgtgtaggtttcttggagtaggtcatggttctctccaagtttcttgagctcatccttaacaagcttgttagctctttcaaggtggtcaagatccatagtgagagaagcatgagcaacttcaagttcctcctttgaggtatggagcacttgagtcaaagattgatccctatcaatagtttctaggtccttaactttatcaagttcataagtttcaatttgttgcttaagaccttgagatatgcacctttcggtttttagctcttgtcttaggagattgaatctccattccttctcattcaaatgatattctaattcctcaatggactcatccttttccttgagtgagtccatcaagaaatcaaacttgacaagagcttcaccacgaagggtgcatctaacatcatagagttccttaagcacaattaattcttcttgattttcgttttcatcatcaagaacagtagatagggaaggtggaggttccattaccttggtttcccttgccataagacaagagccaacgattgtagaggagggagagtcatcggagtcatcggaGTCTTCATCTTGAGTTGTCCTTGCCATGAAAGAAGAGCCAACATCATTCTccatggagtaatccttggagtagtcatatgtgaagagtgacccgggcttagagaaagccaaaccggccactccggcctccttctcctcatcttcctcttcttcattggacaagtactcggccccaacaaaagctcttcccttgttcttcttgtatcgatcgttgattgggtttggcttcaatcttggcttgacccctttgatgaactttggcttgtctacccttttctcataagggcactcatttgcaaagtggctatcttcatcacaattgtagcaagttctcttcttcttcttgtcattgaggagcattgggaactttgccttgtacttcttggcaaagaaagcaaagtcggtagcaatgtcactagttgaagtcatctcttcatcttcctcaatttcatagtcttctttgcttccatggttggctctagctttgagagcaaggttgtgtgacgcttcatggttgtgtgaggcttcatcaacacggttcattgccatgagcctctttcccgctttggccatgttttcattggcggccacataggagactagatcatcggagttgagatcggcactcttggtcatgatttgcaagttgagtgcaaggttggtgtcctcttgcttgacggcaatcatagcaatgaccttggactttatgaatgcttcattcatctcgaagccgtcattgtacttctcaacaccaagtcccttgactcttactctaagagcaccaagcctagcatagacaTCGGCcatggattctccatctcgaatcatgaactggtgagcctcttgctttgctgtctcataaagagctgattggatcaaatcggttccctcttggagtactacgatccgatcccacaactctttagcggagtcgatttcattgacttgatcaagaagcttgcggttgatgccacttctaatcttgtcacgtgcggaggcattgagttgacggttgtagaattcggtggaggtcaaccgaatgggatcttgtggctcccggtatccatgaacaatgatctcccatagctccacatctGCAGTtcacgaatatgagattccatagaagatttccaaaaaggaaagtgagttccatcaaaatggggaacattcccactatggtttatatgaggcatgggtgaagtgtttttgggatagtcatgattaacttcatggaaattccctagagaggccgaagccgcactaggaggaggtccactagtcaacttcttaagcatggcagacatttctgtcatttggctttgtagctcatcctcctttttcttcttctcggcatcatatgccaagagtctagatttcatctctttaaccgaaaggttagagtcgtcatctagaccctcgaagagtttatccatctcactcttaaggcggtgaagcccttaataagagtccgagctcgataccaattgaaagtagagatggtaaacctagaggggggtgaataggtttctacaagttttaattctttctttgcaatattaagctttgcggaatataagtgtgagcctaatgcaaaactaggtgaggcaacctagatgaggatacaactaactcgagcacgaaggctctcacagagcgattaaatcacaagtaaggagttcggttagagataaccgatagcacgcggagacgagtatgtattcccgtgttcccttgctttgcaacaaggtacgtcacgtttggaggggtggaggtaccacgaaggattccccacgccacgaaggctcaccctattctccggagcctatcccacgaaggaatagctcactcacttgtggtagactttgaggtagcctccaaaccttcacaatcttgcctggagcaaatccacagcccggatgcttccggactcctcttgcccacctagggtttccaaggaaccctaggaagcaagcttctcaatgaatacaagggggaatgagatttggcttggtagaacggtagatcgggtcctcctctaacgattcccgggagggatttgagtttgggtggaggaggaggtagatctgaggcttttggtgtttctagcaatggagtaagagagagagagagagctcaagaacagcttgtagtgtagtgcctaactgttcagaggtaggagaaggcttaTTTATAgtattcttcgaaatatggccgttggtcacttgccacctcagcttttctctcgacaaacccggttgaccggatcacAGACCGAActgcccggtggtgaggccggtcggaccgggccagtgaccggatgccctttgcgtcgtcctggagctcctccggttggcgcctggttggcgaccggtcgaccgggccgcacgccggacgcTCCTGTtggtaggccggttgaccggtcggcaaccggatatgTTGGTTCCTCGCatggagcccggttggcggccggtcgaccgggccgtgcgccggactcgccccggttggcgaccggttggccgGGCAAGACGCCGGACTCGGCCGGTCCGTagtcccggttggaccgggctgcagaccggatttctgctgtagaccccttttcgattgttcttgaagtgggggggtctcctttagccttcttgttcctttgatacaccatttatgcctctttgcctaatacctgagattatccttataaatatattaggccaaatactctagcacggtatcattgttaccaaaataatggataagggtaaaatacccttacagccgGGTAAGGGAGGGCCCGCCGGCACCGGCACCGCgcagggctttgcccggcggcacacgctggcggcggcaggggagggaagggagaggagggAGCGGGAGGGCAGGGCTAGGGTTTCTCCCCTTCGGACGCCGCGGGGGACGACCAGGGAGAGTGCCTCCTCAATAAGGCCATCTTCTTGTTCCTGTTTTTTTGGAAGCTGGCTGCTCTTGCGCTCTCCCGTGGTGCAAAGTGGTCGCCGATGAAGCTCCTCGTCAAGCCATTAAGGAGGAGGCTTCACAAGACCAGCAGATGGTGATGCCTTCTTCAATAGGCGGGCTAGTTTGATCTTTCTCCTCATATGGAGGCCTGTTAATCTACCTCTCTTCCTGGCCGATCGTGGTGGCGAGAGGTGGAGTGGTATGGAGTGGTGGTCTGCAGATTGTGAGGGGATCGGGGGAGATCTGAGGCTGCTTGTTCTTCTCCTTGCGTGGAACACGCGACGTCGTGGATTGATCTTTGGCCCAAAGGACGGCCCGACTGCTACCTCCATCGAGGAGGctctctttggagtcaatctctgGCCTTGTGGTGGCTGGCGGTTTTGGCTCTTCGTTGGCAATGCGATTATCTTGGGCACCTTCTTCTTGGATCTCAGCGTTTTCTacgcctcgaggtcgccggcgagcggcggaggaggatcgaCACTTGAttgctttgtttttctttctgctagggtcctttttgtaaaagtGAAGGCCTTATCTTCAGATTCTAGGTTTGCTAGGGCAATAGATGTTAGAGGGCCTTCTGGTAATTTTGTACCCGCCTTTTATTAATGCAGCTTCTAGGCCTGTCGAGGCCTTTGTTTGATGTTAAAAAAAAGCATTGTTTTTTTAGGGAAAaaaacattgttttttttttgcgaaacacagtacaatcaaagacgctcatacatatgcacacacactcacccctatgaacgcatacacgcacaccctatccctatgagcacctccaagagactgcgttgaagaactgatccaacggatcttgagattgacgaagtcaccacaggcgcctcgctgtcgatggaaacgtcgcctcccactgaagaatattccgcctttatgagacaccaaagtgtcaaatctaacATTTAAACTCTGGTAGGCTggaggtgccactgccctcctaaccatcctacCGTACAGAGTACTAGCACAAGTTCCCCCAGGCACGGACGAACCCGTCTCCTACAAGACACCACGCGAGAAGCCCGTTCAGATGTTCCGTGTTCTACGACACCGCATCTTGTGCGTCCATTCTTTGATCCAACGGACGAGAACGAACGAGTGGCTACCCACCGTGCCTCGGCATTTCCCACAGGTCCAAATAAACTCCCCAGTCCCCACCCACACCCACAGTCCACACCCAAATCCCCCCTCCTGCCAAGTTTAGAACAGCTCTGCCCGcctcccgccgcccgccgcccatgGATTCCCCCGCCTCGTAGAATCTGCACGCCAAACCCCGGATTCTCGCCAAGGTGAGCCCTTCTCCACTCGGGGAGCTTCGCTCCTTATAGTTCTTGGTTTTCTTTGGAGTCTCCCGCTGGTTCATGGAGGATCTCTCCGCCCCCAACCCGCAAAAACCCCATTTTTTTGACGAACCTGGTTGGCGGCGGCCGGATTGGGGTTTCCCGGGCTGGGGAGAGGCCGTCCTAGGGTTTCCTCCAACAATCCCTCCTCGGGTAGTTCGATTGATGCTTGTTTTACTCCGCGATTACCATCTCTATGGCTGCAGAATCGATGTCATCTACTACTGTCTTCTGGGTTTTCCTCTGATTCTTCCATTTCGAGCTATGGCCGGAAAAACTGAAACTTCACATTTTTTTCCCGCACGGCTAGGGCAAGCCACGGACACTGATTCCGACCCTGCTACTTGTTTGATGCAGGTGGTCCAGCTGCGAAGAGCCGAGATGAACCGGCCGTCGAGTTTCGTGCCCACGCCTGACCAGGATGTGCTGGACATCAAGCCCCTGAGGACCCTGTCTCCGATGTTCCCGGCGCCGCTGGGGGTCAACACCTTCAACCAGCCGTCCACCCCCGGCACCCCGCCCCTGGTGTTTGTCACTACAGCTGGGCAGTTTCCTGGGCTCAGGTCATTCTCTGCATTCGGTGCACAAGATGCTGCTGGAGGGCGGCCTGCTTCATCCAATGGCCAGGCTACCGGTTTTGGTGGTCGGCCTGCTGGTAATGGAGGCCATGGTACAGGTTTTGGTGGTCAGTCTGCTGGGAATGGAGACCATGCTACAGGTTTTGGTGGTCAGTCTGCTGGCAATGGAGGCCCGGCTACAGGTTTTGGTGGTCAGTCTGCTGGTAATGGAGGCCAGGCTACAGGGTTTGGTGGTCACTCTGCTGGTAATGGAGGCAGGACTGCTGCCAATGGGACTTCAAATGCAGGCGCCAGTGCTGACGTGCCAATTGATGCCACCCCTATCTCAGTTTGCAAGCCGACGCCGCCACCTACGAATGCAGGCGGCAGTGCTGACACACCAATTTACGCCACCCCTCTCGCAGCTTACAAGCCTAAGACGCCAAATGTCATACAActggatgatgacgacgacgacgatgacgattaCGCTGTCAACCAGACATCAGCATCTGGGCGAGCAATCAAGAGGCCATCGCGCCTAAGTGGATATAGGACGAGCGGTGGTTTGGGCAGTGACAGCAATAGTGGAGTGAAGATCAAGCGGCATAAGTCCTCTAACAGGATGGCTGGTACTGACCATGAGTTTACCTTGGAGCCCCATTCTTCCAGCGATCCCAGGGAGGTTGTGGAGGAGGTTCTAATGACCTTCGAGGCGCTGCGGCGTAGGCATCTTCAGTTGGATGAGGCGCAAGAGACTGGCAAACGTGCGGACCTTAAGGCTTCTGCCATCATGAATGCCAAAAATCTTAGGGCTAACGCTGGGAGGAGGATCGGAGGTGTCCCTGGAGTTGAGATTGGGGATATTTTCTACTTCAGGATGGAGCTAAGCATTATTGGGTTGCATGCTCCTAGCATGGCTGGGATTGATTATATGACTGCCACGTTTGGTGATAGGGATGATGATTCTGTGGCAATATGTATTGTCGCTGCAGGTGTTtatgagaatgatgatgatgccacAGACACGCTAGTCTACAGCGGTTCAGGAGGTAATAACAGGAACAATGAGGATATGCATGACCAGAAGCTTGAGAGAGGTAACCTTGCCCTTGAGAGGAGCCTGTCGAGAAAGAACGTGATCCGGGTTGTACGGGGATATAAAGATCCAGGTTGCTTGGCTGGGAAGGTTTATATGTATGATGGCCTCTATAAGATTCATGAGTCCTGGAAGGAGAGAACAAGAGCTGGGATCAATTGCTTCAAGTACAAGCTGGTGCGGGAACCGGGACAGCCTGAGGGATTTGCAATCTGGAAGATGTCGCGAAAATGGGTAGCGAATCCAGACACTAGAGGCAATGTTCTACACCCTGATCTATCATCTGGTGCTGAGTATCTCCCGGTGTGTCTTGTCAATGATGTTAACAGTGAGAAAGGACCAGGCCTTTTCACCTATATTTCTGAGGTCAAATACCTGAAGCCACTAAGTTCTCTGAAACCATTACAGGGTTGTAGATGCGTTAGTGCTTGTCTGCCTACTGATTCCACTTGTGGCTGTGCGCAGTGTAATGGAGGTAACTTACCATATAGTTCAACTGGGTTGCTTGTATGCCGCAAACCTATGATATATGAATGTGGTGAATCTTGCCTGTGTTCAGTTAACTGCCGTAACAGGGTGACCCAGAAGGGGGCTAAGATTCACTTTGAGGTCTTCAGGACAGAGAAT contains:
- the LOC124661723 gene encoding histone-lysine N-methyltransferase, H3 lysine-9 specific SUVH1-like — encoded protein: MNRPSSFVPTPDQDVLDIKPLRTLSPMFPAPLGVNTFNQPSTPGTPPLVFVTTAGQFPGLRSFSAFGAQDAAGGRPASSNGQATGFGGRPAGFGGQSAGNGGQATGFGGHSAGNGGRTAANGTSNAGASADVPIDATPISVCKPTPPPTNAGGSADTPIYATPLAAYKPKTPNVIQLDDDDDDDDDYAVNQTSASGRAIKRPSRLSGYRTSGGLGSDSNSGVKIKRHKSSNRMAGTDHEFTLEPHSSSDPREVVEEVLMTFEALRRRHLQLDEAQETGKRADLKASAIMNAKNLRANAGRRIGGVPGVEIGDIFYFRMELSIIGLHAPSMAGIDYMTATFGDRDDDSVAICIVAAGVYENDDDATDTLVYSGSGGNNRNNEDMHDQKLERGNLALERSLSRKNVIRVVRGYKDPGCLAGKVYMYDGLYKIHESWKERTRAGINCFKYKLVREPGQPEGFAIWKMSRKWVANPDTRGNVLHPDLSSGAEYLPVCLVNDVNSEKGPGLFTYISEVKYLKPLSSLKPLQGCRCVSACLPTDSTCGCAQCNGGNLPYSSTGLLVCRKPMIYECGESCLCSVNCRNRVTQKGAKIHFEVFRTENRGWGLRSWDPIRAGSFICEYVGEVIDDEKFSLDDSEDDYLFQTVCPGRKTLKWNYGPELIGEQSTNVSPDTFEPLPIKISAKKMGNISRFMNHSCAPNAFWQPVQFDHGDDGHPHIMFFALKHIPPMTELTYDYGEIGADSSGIGSPRAKSCLCGSSNCRGYFC